The following proteins are co-located in the Paludibaculum fermentans genome:
- a CDS encoding PadR family transcriptional regulator gives MPSPASILPGTLDLLVLKAISLGPQHGYGILLRIEQTSGGNLLIEQGALYPALYRLETKGLIHSEWGQSENNRRAKFYTLTPEGEKQLSEELTAWDRLVEGMSLALAAKVSGQ, from the coding sequence ATGCCATCGCCCGCCTCCATCCTGCCAGGAACACTGGACTTACTCGTTCTCAAAGCGATCTCGCTGGGCCCGCAGCATGGCTACGGGATCCTGCTGAGAATCGAGCAGACCTCCGGAGGAAACCTCCTGATCGAGCAGGGCGCTCTCTACCCTGCCCTCTATCGCCTGGAAACCAAGGGGCTGATCCACTCCGAGTGGGGCCAGTCTGAAAACAACCGGCGCGCCAAGTTCTACACGCTGACTCCTGAAGGGGAAAAGCAATTGAGTGAAGAACTTACGGCCTGGGACCGGCTGGTGGAAGGCATGAGCCTGGCCCTAGCCGCCAAAGTGAGCGGCCAGTGA
- a CDS encoding ADOP family duplicated permease, whose amino-acid sequence MIPTNWLMRLFRRRSIEAEMHEELEFHRDARIAHLVAQGATRAEAERRARLEFGAAGHYQEECRAALGYRLLDELRSDVRYTVRGLRKSPGFFAASITILALAIGANSVLFTLFNSFVVKPLAVPGAERHFDLNGRNSEARRISSWTVPEMRLLASGASAQVESLYSYSTFQVLMVKPVQRQVLVSTVSADYFQVLGANARLGRTFGIKEDRLPLVVLSDSGWRKLFGGDPNVIGQSVRVLSTAFTIAGVMAPEFTGTEPAVPEFWTPTGSFPLLRLREPGSPVSRFDVSGFLRPGVSLSQAQSALLSVASHLDRPEEERVTALELQPRPSLFPRNEDVSTASGLVFAAFLIVLLIACANLANLHLARAASRTHEIAMRLSLGASRWRIIRQLLTESACIGILGALAAIALAAFGIRQVQDYLFSSMMGIGIALLPVTLDWRVFSYTAALGLIAGIAFGLLPAIEATAPSLTASTKREGRMRPRRLRGLLIGGQIAASLVLLILAGVLVRNIRQLDSVATGYNLDNVLDLKVDQLSPGLIDRLSRLDSIASLSAVSRVPLYGRLDLHGAMVDGKSTSVAFNQVDQRYFETLAVPVMEGRGFTRNEAETRARVTVISSATARKLWPGVTSAVGKSVELTADPGDEGGTAGRYEVIGVVPNLVSGWLFEGADPTAVYLPASAGARGVSSIMVRVNGNPVAAAAALRTACAESTQTPVGCEPASLRQVASLQRFPFQAAAAVAGVLGLLALLLTGVGLYGVVNYAVMQRRKEFGIHVALGASPRQVMTRTVAEAGRYVSGGLLAGLPICLVLSKLAASSVFAVKTFDPWAYTSVPVLLMLISLLACLGPARRAARLDPMRSLRED is encoded by the coding sequence GTGATCCCCACCAACTGGCTCATGCGGCTCTTCCGCCGTCGATCCATCGAGGCGGAAATGCACGAGGAGCTCGAGTTTCACCGCGATGCCCGCATTGCCCACCTCGTCGCCCAGGGCGCAACCCGGGCGGAAGCCGAACGCCGCGCCCGCCTCGAGTTCGGGGCCGCCGGTCACTACCAGGAAGAATGCCGGGCCGCCCTCGGCTACCGGCTGCTGGACGAATTGCGGTCGGATGTGCGGTATACCGTCCGCGGCTTGCGCAAAAGTCCCGGCTTCTTTGCCGCGTCCATCACCATCCTGGCGCTCGCCATCGGCGCGAACAGCGTCCTGTTCACCCTGTTCAATAGTTTTGTCGTGAAACCGCTCGCAGTGCCCGGCGCGGAGCGTCATTTCGACCTGAACGGCCGCAACTCGGAAGCACGCCGGATCTCAAGTTGGACCGTGCCGGAGATGCGCCTGCTCGCCAGCGGCGCCTCCGCCCAGGTCGAATCGCTGTACTCATACAGTACCTTTCAGGTCCTGATGGTGAAGCCGGTCCAGCGCCAGGTGCTGGTTTCCACGGTTTCAGCGGACTACTTTCAAGTCCTGGGCGCCAACGCCCGGCTGGGCCGGACCTTTGGAATCAAGGAAGATCGGCTGCCGCTGGTGGTGCTCAGCGACTCGGGCTGGCGCAAGCTCTTCGGCGGCGATCCCAACGTCATTGGTCAGTCCGTGCGCGTCCTCTCCACGGCATTTACGATTGCGGGTGTGATGGCGCCGGAGTTCACCGGCACCGAACCGGCCGTGCCGGAATTCTGGACGCCCACTGGAAGTTTCCCGCTGCTACGTCTCCGCGAACCCGGCTCCCCCGTGTCGCGCTTCGATGTCTCCGGCTTCCTGCGGCCGGGTGTCTCCCTGTCGCAGGCCCAATCCGCACTTTTGAGTGTTGCTTCTCATCTGGACCGCCCGGAAGAGGAGCGCGTCACCGCGCTCGAGCTCCAGCCGCGCCCGTCGCTTTTCCCGCGAAATGAGGACGTTTCCACCGCATCCGGGCTCGTTTTCGCGGCGTTTCTGATCGTGCTGCTCATCGCCTGCGCGAACCTCGCCAACCTGCATCTGGCCCGAGCCGCTTCACGGACCCACGAGATCGCCATGCGCCTATCGCTGGGCGCCTCCCGCTGGCGCATCATCCGGCAGTTGCTCACCGAGAGCGCCTGCATCGGCATTCTGGGGGCGCTGGCCGCCATCGCCCTGGCCGCCTTTGGAATACGACAAGTTCAGGACTATCTCTTCTCCAGCATGATGGGCATTGGGATCGCCCTGCTGCCAGTGACGCTGGATTGGCGTGTGTTTTCGTACACAGCCGCCCTGGGGCTCATCGCGGGTATCGCTTTTGGACTGCTGCCTGCGATCGAAGCCACGGCGCCCAGCCTGACGGCCTCAACGAAGCGCGAAGGCCGGATGCGCCCCCGGCGTCTGCGCGGACTTCTGATCGGCGGGCAGATCGCGGCCTCGCTGGTACTGCTGATCCTGGCAGGGGTGCTGGTCAGAAACATCCGTCAATTGGACTCCGTCGCTACTGGTTACAACCTCGACAACGTTCTCGACCTCAAGGTCGACCAACTGTCGCCTGGGCTGATCGACCGGCTCAGCCGTCTCGATTCCATCGCCAGCCTCTCGGCCGTCAGCCGGGTTCCGCTGTATGGCCGCCTGGACCTGCATGGAGCCATGGTCGACGGCAAATCGACATCTGTCGCCTTCAACCAGGTGGACCAACGCTACTTCGAAACGCTGGCGGTGCCGGTGATGGAGGGGCGCGGGTTCACGCGGAACGAAGCCGAAACCCGCGCCAGGGTGACGGTCATCAGTTCTGCCACGGCCCGGAAGCTGTGGCCCGGCGTGACGTCCGCCGTCGGCAAGAGCGTGGAACTGACGGCAGACCCGGGCGACGAGGGGGGGACGGCCGGACGCTACGAGGTGATCGGCGTCGTGCCCAATCTGGTCAGCGGCTGGCTGTTCGAAGGGGCCGATCCCACGGCGGTCTACCTGCCGGCGAGCGCCGGAGCGCGCGGTGTCTCCTCGATCATGGTCCGCGTGAACGGCAACCCGGTGGCCGCCGCGGCGGCTTTGCGTACGGCCTGCGCCGAGAGTACGCAGACGCCCGTGGGCTGTGAGCCGGCCAGCCTGCGCCAGGTGGCGTCGCTGCAGCGGTTTCCGTTCCAAGCGGCGGCCGCCGTGGCCGGCGTGCTGGGGCTGCTGGCCCTGCTGCTGACGGGCGTCGGGTTATACGGAGTGGTGAATTATGCGGTGATGCAGCGCCGCAAGGAGTTCGGCATCCATGTAGCGCTGGGCGCCTCGCCGCGGCAGGTGATGACCCGCACCGTCGCCGAGGCGGGCCGCTATGTCAGCGGCGGACTGCTGGCAGGGCTGCCCATCTGTCTCGTCCTCTCGAAGCTGGCTGCCTCGTCGGTGTTCGCGGTCAAGACTTTCGATCCGTGGGCGTATACGTCCGTGCCCGTGCTACTGATGCTGATCTCGCTGCTGGCCTGCCTGGGACCGGCCCGGCGCGCTGCGCGCCTGGATCCGATGCGTTCGCTGCGCGAGGACTAG